Within the Desulforegula conservatrix Mb1Pa genome, the region ACGGGCATTGCGGAATCCTTGAAAAAACCGAAGTCAATAATGACGCAACCATTGAAATCCTTGCAAACATAGCTGTTTCCCACGCAAAATCAGGATCAGACATGGTGGCACCGTCTGACATGATGGACGGAAGAGTAGGTGAAATCAGGGAAGCACTCGATGACAACAGTTATTATAATATTCCGATCATGTCATATGCCGTAAAATACTGCTCTGCATTTTACGGCCCTTTCAGACAGGCCGCCCATTCCGCGCCAAAGGCAGGCGACAGAAAATCCTATCAGATGGATCCTGCAAATATCCTCGAAGCAGTAAGAGAAGCGTCCATGGATGTTGAGGAAGGCGCGGACATCATAATGGTAAAACCAGCCCTTTCATATCTTGATGTAATTTCAAAAATTAGGGATGAGGTTGATCTGCCTGTTGCAGCTTATAACGTAAGTGGTGAATACGCCATGATCAAGGCAGCAGAAAAACTTGGGTGGGTGGACGGAGCAAAAATCACCATGGAAATCCTTACATCCATAAAAAGAGCCGGAGCAGACATGATTCTATCCTACTCTGCCATGGAAGCGGCGAAGATGATGGCTTAAAAAGATTAAATTGGTGCGCAAGCCTTGAGGCTTGAGCATCCTACTGTTAAGAAACAATTGCAGATTTTTGATTGATGATTTTGAAATACTGATTTGTCATTTGCAGTCAAAAATCCAAAATCGGTTAAGTTTTTTGCGGAGCTTTTTTACAAAAAAGCGACCCGCCGGAGGCACCTCAAATGAAACACGGACATCAAGCGGGAGCTGGCCATCACGCACAACATAAAAAAGAAGCGGAACTCAGGCTTGTTGCCTGGGAAATCACTAGAAACTGCAACCTAAACTGCGTACACTGCAGGGCAGCTGCAACTATGGGACCTTATGAAGGCGAGCTCGACACAAAAGCCTGCCTCACCCTACTCGACCAGATAGCTGAGGTTGGTCAGCCTATAGTGATTCTTACCGGCGGAGAGCCTTTATTAAGG harbors:
- the hemB gene encoding porphobilinogen synthase; its protein translation is MLFPEYRPRRMRRTEALRRMIRETVLTPNDLILPLFAVHGKGVKNPIDSMPGQFQLSIEYIAEMAKEAYKLGIPAVMLFGVPKTKNALGTEAYAKDGIVQTAIRAVKNKVPEMVVITDVCMCQYTDHGHCGILEKTEVNNDATIEILANIAVSHAKSGSDMVAPSDMMDGRVGEIREALDDNSYYNIPIMSYAVKYCSAFYGPFRQAAHSAPKAGDRKSYQMDPANILEAVREASMDVEEGADIIMVKPALSYLDVISKIRDEVDLPVAAYNVSGEYAMIKAAEKLGWVDGAKITMEILTSIKRAGADMILSYSAMEAAKMMA